The [Eubacterium] siraeum genome contains a region encoding:
- a CDS encoding GNAT family N-acetyltransferase, with protein sequence MQKKAVKDNAKKSKILSAAANCFMADGFEGTSIRQIMNEAGAEVGLFYYYFKSKDDIYSAFIESLFMDYRIKIIGMTEKAVRSPYTSFIDIFGLFADEAERFRNEFVGKMHESTLRDIRDRSLEISVPYIKQIIEVLIEYGAKPLISTEELAIIMTYGIGNLFLRDKESRLAGTDRESMKTTALLFGLDLEYVSLTLPRIPYAEEAEKITALAELCSENFADYNAERMARLIKKRMSSGEIFVIAHKNNIAGFIMFSKKNKTIDHIAVSPDYRRIGIASRLMVTAMAQFEVGEELSAVTFRQEHLMSDGVSRMYKKFGFDNEKNIVVRGEPLVRRTAVVPEKAIITE encoded by the coding sequence TTGCAGAAAAAGGCTGTAAAGGATAACGCTAAAAAAAGCAAAATACTCAGTGCGGCGGCAAACTGTTTTATGGCAGACGGATTCGAGGGCACTTCAATAAGGCAAATAATGAATGAGGCAGGCGCTGAGGTCGGTCTGTTCTATTACTATTTTAAGTCAAAGGATGATATATACAGTGCGTTTATTGAATCGCTGTTCATGGATTATAGAATCAAGATAATCGGAATGACGGAAAAAGCCGTAAGGTCGCCGTATACTTCTTTTATTGATATATTCGGATTGTTTGCGGATGAAGCTGAACGCTTCCGCAATGAATTTGTAGGGAAAATGCACGAAAGCACGCTGAGAGATATTCGTGACCGCTCGCTTGAAATATCCGTCCCGTACATAAAGCAGATTATTGAAGTGCTGATAGAATACGGTGCAAAGCCGCTGATAAGCACGGAAGAGCTTGCTATAATAATGACATACGGGATAGGCAATCTTTTTTTGCGTGACAAGGAATCACGGCTTGCCGGAACGGATAGGGAAAGTATGAAAACGACTGCACTTCTGTTCGGGCTTGATCTTGAATATGTTTCACTTACCCTGCCACGCATCCCTTATGCTGAGGAAGCGGAGAAAATAACGGCTCTGGCTGAGCTTTGCAGTGAGAATTTTGCTGACTACAATGCCGAAAGAATGGCAAGGCTTATAAAGAAAAGAATGTCAAGCGGCGAGATATTTGTTATAGCGCACAAAAATAATATCGCAGGCTTTATTATGTTTTCGAAGAAGAACAAAACGATAGATCATATCGCTGTGTCGCCTGACTACAGGCGTATTGGTATAGCGTCAAGGCTTATGGTTACGGCTATGGCTCAGTTTGAGGTCGGGGAGGAGCTGTCAGCCGTAACTTTCAGACAGGAACATCTGATGTCGGACGGGGTAAGCCGTATGTATAAGAAATTCGGCTTCGACAATGAAAAGAATATCGTTGTCCGTGGCGAGCCTCTTGTAAGGAGAACCGCTGTTGTACCCGAAAAGGCGATAATAACCGAATAA